A genome region from Lactobacillus sp. ESL0791 includes the following:
- a CDS encoding MFS transporter, which translates to MKNNKLVASILAIGLLSFLGIVIETSLNIAFPQLMQQFKISAGTVQWLTTGYMLVSTIIIPFGSFLRKRFRAISLFRVAAVTFLLGTLCAAFTRNFSILLCGRLLQGVADGICLPLMFSLILEQAPKSKLGTFMGLGNLVIAFAPAVGPVYGGIILKYFAWNYLFALIVPVIIFAWLLGEISIRQEKPLERVPFDLTGGIMLAIFLVSSLLLVIGLTSGAGVGELVALLVLVAGSCLMFIAAEKKSTKSVLDLNLFKKRKFVFFLLAFFLLQLMSLSMSYLIPNSLQLAFNESSAATGLLVLPAAVIDAVMSIVAGIIYDKVSQSLPIIAGIGIIIGAFVLAKIMRPSSVSAVLTYIIFMVGLGLSYGNIMTLSLSKLDKWVANDGNAIYMTVQPYSGAVGTAVAASIMGVAQKQAGNLAAGTLTGFSAVMLLLMVIAIIAFVLCLVNVGAERYGSKTGKNR; encoded by the coding sequence TTGAAAAACAATAAATTAGTCGCTTCGATTTTGGCGATTGGCTTGCTTAGCTTCTTAGGAATCGTCATTGAAACTTCCCTCAACATCGCCTTTCCGCAGCTGATGCAGCAATTCAAAATTTCTGCCGGTACGGTGCAATGGCTGACCACGGGTTATATGCTGGTTTCAACAATAATTATTCCTTTTGGTTCCTTTTTACGAAAAAGATTCCGGGCAATTAGTCTGTTTCGTGTTGCCGCTGTAACTTTTTTGCTTGGTACGCTTTGTGCTGCTTTTACGCGCAATTTTAGTATTTTGCTCTGCGGCCGGCTTTTGCAGGGAGTTGCTGATGGTATTTGCCTGCCATTGATGTTTTCGCTGATTTTGGAACAGGCGCCTAAATCCAAGCTTGGCACTTTTATGGGATTAGGAAATTTGGTAATTGCATTTGCTCCTGCAGTTGGACCGGTCTACGGCGGAATAATTTTAAAGTATTTTGCTTGGAATTATTTGTTTGCTTTGATCGTTCCCGTAATTATTTTTGCTTGGCTGCTGGGTGAAATAAGCATTAGGCAGGAAAAGCCGCTGGAAAGAGTTCCTTTTGATTTAACGGGCGGCATAATGCTGGCAATTTTTCTAGTTTCTTCATTATTATTGGTTATTGGCCTAACGTCCGGTGCGGGGGTAGGCGAACTGGTTGCCTTGCTCGTTCTTGTTGCAGGCAGCTGTTTGATGTTCATTGCTGCTGAGAAAAAAAGCACCAAGTCCGTTCTTGACCTTAATTTATTTAAAAAGCGGAAATTTGTTTTTTTCTTGCTGGCATTTTTTCTATTGCAACTAATGTCCCTCAGCATGTCATATCTAATTCCTAATTCCTTACAGTTAGCCTTTAACGAGTCTTCTGCGGCTACCGGCTTGCTGGTCTTGCCAGCAGCGGTGATTGATGCGGTCATGTCGATTGTGGCGGGAATAATTTACGATAAAGTGAGCCAGAGCTTGCCGATAATCGCTGGTATCGGCATTATTATCGGTGCCTTTGTGCTGGCGAAAATTATGCGGCCGTCATCTGTTAGTGCAGTTCTTACCTACATTATTTTTATGGTGGGGCTTGGCCTGAGCTATGGCAATATTATGACATTGAGTTTGTCCAAATTAGATAAATGGGTGGCAAATGATGGCAACGCCATTTATATGACGGTTCAGCCGTATTCGGGCGCGGTGGGAACAGCTGTCGCTGCTTCGATCATGGGTGTTGCTCAGAAGCAGGCAGGAAATTTGGCAGCAGGAACACTGACTGGTTTTAGTGCAGTGATGCTGCTATTAATGGTGATTGCAATAATTGCTTTTGTTCTTTGCTTAGTAAATGTTGGAGCAGAAAGATATGGCAGCAAGACTGGAAAAAATCGTTGA
- a CDS encoding FAD-dependent oxidoreductase, giving the protein MTEERYDVVIVGAGLAGFAAATEAVDNNLKTLLVEKGHTTGGTGNYVEGVFAADSEMQKKDNAVIDKQELLEEELNYSHYKGDGRMWQKYIAEAGKNVSWLEEHGVKFWMVVNMGTSARTWHLFKGKGHDAIHQGLEPYAVKKGLAVKTLTRVTKLTPKDDHTYDVTLTQVEDGTSEIVNAKNVVLAAGGYLNDTELFGKTPHQNPDNVIPVNSGKSTGDGLRLAWDLGAKKYFTGMSMMFGGQLKDKTVPAFKLWGTALWSSVCDQPQMWVNELGERFVNEAACVVNWANEGNAMNRQDRVFCIFSQKILDDFTDKAYPRSMKPMVPEDRYPTLRADIEQAEKDGRKFLHKAATIEELAKEIDTPNLPQYVKHYNEMAAKGEDTDFHKPAKYMLPVAGDGPFYAVELGVGAYTTGDGLRVNIDNQVLDAKGRPIPGLYAIGSDGSAVLYGDTYGVNVPGTHAGYCIFSGRNAVQAIVKG; this is encoded by the coding sequence ATGACAGAAGAAAGATATGATGTTGTGATTGTCGGTGCCGGTCTTGCCGGATTTGCGGCGGCAACCGAGGCCGTGGACAACAATCTAAAAACTTTGCTGGTTGAAAAGGGTCACACCACCGGCGGCACCGGTAATTATGTCGAAGGTGTTTTTGCTGCTGATTCCGAAATGCAGAAAAAAGACAATGCGGTGATTGATAAGCAGGAATTACTGGAAGAAGAGCTGAATTACTCGCACTACAAGGGTGACGGCAGAATGTGGCAAAAATATATTGCCGAAGCCGGTAAAAATGTTTCTTGGCTCGAGGAGCACGGCGTTAAATTTTGGATGGTGGTCAATATGGGGACCAGCGCCCGTACCTGGCACCTCTTTAAGGGTAAGGGCCACGATGCGATTCATCAGGGCTTAGAACCGTATGCAGTTAAAAAGGGCTTGGCAGTTAAAACCTTGACGCGGGTCACTAAACTTACACCTAAAGATGATCATACTTATGATGTGACTTTAACCCAGGTTGAAGATGGTACATCTGAAATAGTTAATGCCAAAAACGTGGTTTTGGCAGCCGGCGGTTACCTAAATGACACGGAATTATTCGGCAAGACGCCGCACCAAAATCCGGACAACGTGATTCCGGTTAATTCCGGCAAAAGTACCGGTGACGGTTTGCGTTTAGCCTGGGATTTAGGTGCCAAAAAATACTTTACCGGAATGTCAATGATGTTTGGTGGTCAGCTAAAGGATAAAACGGTTCCGGCCTTTAAGCTCTGGGGCACGGCACTGTGGAGCTCGGTTTGTGATCAGCCGCAAATGTGGGTGAATGAACTTGGTGAACGCTTTGTTAATGAGGCAGCCTGTGTTGTTAACTGGGCCAACGAAGGCAACGCCATGAACCGTCAGGACCGAGTTTTCTGTATTTTCAGTCAAAAAATTCTGGATGATTTTACCGATAAAGCTTATCCGCGTTCGATGAAACCGATGGTGCCGGAAGATCGCTACCCAACCCTGCGTGCGGATATCGAGCAAGCGGAAAAGGACGGCCGCAAGTTTCTGCACAAGGCGGCAACGATTGAGGAACTGGCTAAAGAAATTGACACACCGAACCTGCCGCAATACGTTAAGCATTACAATGAAATGGCGGCTAAGGGTGAGGATACAGATTTTCATAAGCCTGCTAAGTACATGCTCCCGGTTGCTGGGGATGGTCCGTTTTATGCGGTTGAATTAGGTGTTGGGGCCTATACAACTGGTGACGGCCTGCGCGTCAATATTGATAATCAGGTTCTGGACGCGAAAGGGCGGCCAATCCCCGGTCTCTATGCAATTGGCAGTGACGGCTCCGCTGTTCTTTACGGTGACACTTACGGCGTCAATGTTCCCGGAACGCATGCTGGTTATTGTATCTTTTCCGGCAGGAATGCTGTTCAGGCGATTGTCAAAGGTTGA
- a CDS encoding FAD-dependent oxidoreductase, producing the protein MLKKITSKPGKYTGSGQGKEHQINVEVDLNKDKINSVKALNNFAPDSLADNTFKKMAQKIVNQQSVDVDVVSGASETSRGIIAGVKDALTKADVDFAALKENSAQGAASAKEVITVDVAVVGAGSAGAAAALAAQQHGASVALLEKTISPLGAGTFAGGMFAADSQQQKDLHKVVSKKWLYHEYMDASQGYMNSILVRRIIDEAGKTVDWLNENGCIMKLVDAGTGGSYDHIGMPATLHGYQEGGTKAITKLIEKFKSIGGKMYFGFAAKKLLQDAAGAVTGLLAQGDDSELEVHAKKVIIATGGFGGNPAMRKEYLGDVSTQGQVLQNTGDGLNMAWNAGTAHHLNGSTHYFWQTFSNEDIGDMVKLVGPGWMPMNALGDFPNLRVNNRGQRYASETHALDFAVHGAELSEQPKQTEYVIFDQAMLDKIKEGGTAAIEAHYDKWKNHREFYMEFNYPTDTEENIKREHEKTDFTALLNKLEPTNVVFIADSIAELADKMGVDKDNLQNSVVQYNGAKKSGEDDLFFSDTKRMIPVEQGPFYAVKYIARNLGTLGGATIDEKMHALTPEGEPVPNLYVTGADASGMYGKAYVDFEGGTLGFAYISGRLAGIDAAETVKDK; encoded by the coding sequence ATGTTAAAGAAAATCACGTCAAAACCGGGTAAATACACCGGCTCAGGCCAAGGCAAGGAACACCAGATTAACGTTGAAGTTGATCTGAACAAGGACAAAATTAATAGCGTTAAGGCGCTGAATAATTTTGCCCCAGACAGTTTGGCCGATAATACGTTTAAAAAGATGGCGCAGAAAATTGTTAACCAGCAATCAGTGGACGTCGATGTAGTTTCGGGAGCTTCGGAGACCTCGCGCGGAATTATTGCGGGAGTTAAGGATGCCTTGACCAAGGCAGATGTTGACTTTGCTGCCTTAAAGGAAAACAGCGCCCAGGGTGCTGCTTCTGCTAAAGAAGTCATCACTGTTGATGTTGCGGTTGTCGGTGCCGGTTCTGCCGGTGCGGCTGCAGCCCTTGCTGCCCAGCAGCACGGCGCAAGTGTTGCCTTGCTGGAAAAGACCATCTCACCGCTTGGCGCCGGGACTTTTGCTGGCGGAATGTTTGCAGCTGACAGCCAGCAGCAGAAAGACCTGCATAAGGTTGTTTCCAAGAAGTGGCTCTATCACGAATACATGGATGCTTCGCAAGGCTACATGAATTCCATTTTGGTTCGCCGCATTATTGATGAAGCCGGCAAAACGGTTGACTGGCTGAACGAAAACGGCTGTATCATGAAGCTCGTTGATGCCGGAACCGGCGGCAGTTATGACCACATTGGCATGCCTGCAACCCTGCACGGCTATCAAGAAGGCGGCACCAAGGCAATTACGAAGCTGATTGAAAAATTTAAGTCAATCGGCGGCAAGATGTACTTTGGTTTTGCTGCGAAAAAGTTGTTGCAGGACGCTGCTGGTGCAGTTACCGGCCTTCTTGCACAGGGCGATGACAGTGAACTGGAAGTTCATGCTAAAAAAGTCATCATTGCAACCGGCGGCTTTGGCGGTAATCCAGCGATGCGCAAGGAATATTTGGGTGATGTCAGCACCCAGGGACAGGTTCTGCAAAATACCGGTGACGGCTTGAACATGGCCTGGAATGCCGGAACGGCCCACCACCTTAACGGCTCGACCCACTACTTCTGGCAGACCTTCAGCAATGAAGATATTGGTGACATGGTCAAGCTGGTTGGACCAGGCTGGATGCCGATGAATGCCCTGGGTGATTTCCCGAACCTGCGGGTCAATAATCGCGGTCAGCGTTATGCAAGTGAAACCCACGCTTTGGACTTTGCTGTTCACGGTGCCGAATTGTCGGAGCAGCCTAAGCAGACTGAGTACGTTATTTTTGATCAGGCAATGCTTGATAAAATCAAAGAGGGCGGCACGGCGGCAATTGAGGCCCACTATGATAAGTGGAAGAACCACCGTGAATTTTACATGGAGTTCAATTACCCGACCGATACCGAAGAAAACATTAAGCGGGAACACGAAAAGACCGATTTTACAGCTTTGCTGAATAAACTTGAACCAACCAATGTTGTTTTCATTGCTGATTCAATTGCCGAATTGGCAGACAAGATGGGTGTTGACAAGGATAATCTGCAAAATTCGGTTGTGCAATACAACGGTGCGAAAAAGAGCGGTGAAGACGACCTCTTCTTTTCCGATACCAAACGGATGATTCCGGTTGAACAAGGTCCGTTTTATGCTGTTAAATATATTGCCCGCAATTTGGGCACGCTTGGCGGTGCCACGATTGATGAAAAAATGCATGCCTTAACGCCAGAGGGCGAGCCGGTTCCTAATTTATACGTAACCGGTGCCGATGCCTCGGGGATGTATGGCAAGGCCTACGTTGATTTTGAAGGCGGGACCCTAGGTTTTGCTTACATTTCAGGACGTTTAGCCGGAATTGACGCAGCGGAAACTGTTAAGGATAAGTAA
- a CDS encoding nitrate/nitrite transporter, which yields MDQQKQLPKLSNYRWVILAIAALLDVISSYVQFQISALATQIMPELHISMAQFSSLTMAPMLIAVFLSIPAGTLADKFGAKKIVTVGLIISVIGAFGRLWAKNFGTMMIMLLMFGVYMALLNANTLKIFGTWFKQDTNFAMGIFFASASVGIMLSQITGPMFPSVQSAYIFSSVVLLILAVCWILFVRDTPKGEEIPKQEVQADKSASSFSFFKNAAKSKNTWIVALCVGCGMGASEAFSSVLPQAFVAKGMTLGQAGFVAAVATVGSMFGSAFGPAVINKPKRAKPLMVLITVLGGLSMAITWYLTGSVLTVNLVIGGLLGAMTGPIMQAMPITFPEIGPKYAGSAGGLVGTVSLLLSYCVPVIISAISGRNYLLIFIIQGVVFALTSIFMIMLPDPNRNRK from the coding sequence ATGGATCAACAAAAACAATTACCGAAGCTTTCGAATTATCGCTGGGTGATTTTGGCGATTGCAGCACTGCTTGATGTCATCAGCAGTTACGTTCAATTTCAGATTTCCGCGCTAGCAACGCAGATTATGCCAGAATTGCATATTTCGATGGCGCAATTTTCCAGTTTGACAATGGCGCCCATGCTGATTGCGGTTTTCCTCAGTATTCCTGCGGGAACGCTGGCTGATAAATTCGGGGCTAAGAAAATTGTGACAGTTGGCTTGATAATCTCTGTTATCGGTGCGTTTGGCCGTCTGTGGGCCAAGAACTTCGGTACAATGATGATCATGCTGCTGATGTTTGGTGTGTATATGGCATTATTGAATGCCAATACGCTGAAGATTTTTGGTACTTGGTTTAAGCAAGATACTAATTTTGCTATGGGCATTTTCTTTGCCTCAGCGAGTGTCGGGATTATGCTTTCCCAAATTACAGGGCCGATGTTTCCGAGTGTGCAATCAGCTTATATCTTTTCGTCAGTCGTGTTACTTATCTTAGCTGTCTGCTGGATATTATTTGTTAGGGACACACCTAAAGGTGAAGAGATTCCCAAGCAGGAAGTTCAGGCTGATAAGTCTGCATCATCATTCAGTTTCTTCAAGAATGCCGCTAAGAGTAAGAATACGTGGATTGTTGCTCTTTGTGTTGGCTGTGGCATGGGTGCTAGTGAAGCCTTCTCAAGTGTTTTACCGCAAGCCTTTGTTGCCAAAGGAATGACGCTGGGACAAGCGGGCTTTGTTGCTGCGGTTGCGACTGTCGGCAGTATGTTCGGTAGTGCCTTTGGCCCGGCAGTGATTAATAAACCTAAGCGGGCTAAGCCATTAATGGTGCTCATCACTGTTTTAGGCGGACTTTCCATGGCAATTACTTGGTACCTGACCGGTTCAGTTTTGACTGTTAACTTGGTGATTGGTGGCCTTCTTGGCGCCATGACCGGCCCAATTATGCAGGCGATGCCGATTACTTTCCCAGAAATTGGGCCTAAGTATGCTGGTTCTGCTGGTGGGTTAGTTGGTACTGTTTCACTACTTCTTTCATATTGTGTTCCAGTAATTATTTCTGCTATTTCCGGAAGAAATTACCTGCTGATCTTTATCATTCAAGGTGTGGTCTTTGCTTTAACCTCGATCTTCATGATCATGTTGCCGGATCCGAACAGAAATAGAAAATAG